One stretch of Halichoerus grypus chromosome 8, mHalGry1.hap1.1, whole genome shotgun sequence DNA includes these proteins:
- the LINS1 gene encoding protein Lines homolog 1 isoform X2, translating to MRYILAVPMKAFFDVLEQLYKKVLLGATLENENHDYIFYLNPASLDQDCSTAASSECPNPHGVQDKHQPSSANLATISAVPVCLKKHSPIRSAREVILLQLTVIRVMINRILSVETDFRAKEKYRDIIKVLLKSSDIDSKLTCMFQNSDKLLSHMAAKCLALLLYFQLREKHFESCQDTSKIINSLICFLELLELLIASRIHLKLHFTCQRILFLKPSCVLDVITWPVQAFVKRKFIIFIKKCLLWKVGEDLCRGSSPVLMPPDRHLDVDMLALADAVLRAVDLGLLRTLSVHGKLPCFGGDEIQPTCERVPGPDHVILRAASLLIIKSVEIKFQSCASADEMKVDLQSFMCELLTFLKPHLQSSLQSHNPCEWISKVFIEQDDDMLEAAKASLGIYLKLTRQCKATESSTQEKEMWNHHTHEYGYNPHCIFLFLLKNIGFDSSVLLDFLISSETCFLEYFVRYLKLLQKDWAHFFTICKYFDVTESKDSINICGCSSSLVQDGSSNQTELSPSAAPGSPRSAHASISWASNVSSGSLSHLVISKETHATLQADSLPALQASQSLVDYDSSDDSEAEGTDQHSANSKQTSLHQEAMKKSQDPVGTGTDKKQLRLEPQSRPLVPKQSNSPFSVDCDRVPNNISEVGISYTTLKCFEELQGAIYRLQKKNLFPYNATALLKLLKHIEAIYNESMNAL from the exons ATGAGATATATTTTGGCAGTCCCAATGAAAGCTTTCTTTGACGTTTTAGAACAATTATACAAGAAGGTACTTCTGGGAGCCACACTTGAAAATGAGAACCACGATTACATCTTTTATCTCAACCCAGCATCTTTGGATCAAGATTGCTCTACAGCTGCCTCTTCAGAATGCCCAAACCCCCATGGAGTCCAGGACAAGCATCAGCCATCCTCTGCCAATTTGGCTACCATTTCTGCAGTACCTGTGTGTTTGAAGAAACACTCGCCGATACGCAGCGCCCGGGAAGTAATCCTCCTTCAGTTAACAGTAATCAGAGTGATGATAAACAGAATATTGTCTGTTGAAACTGACTTCCGTGCGAAGGAGAAATACAGAGATATaattaaagttcttttaaaatcatCTGACATCGATTCTAAATTA ACCTGTATGTTCCAAAACTCGGATAAATTGTTATCTCACATGGCTGCAAAGTGCCTTGCACTACTTCTGTATTTCCAGTTGAGAGAAAAG CATTTTGAAAGCTGCCAAGATAcctctaaaataataaacagcTTGATATGTTTCCTGGAATTACTTGAACTTCTTATAGCTTCCAGAATCCATCTGAAGCTACATTTCACTTGccagaggattttatttttgaaaccttCTTGTGTGCTAGATGTTATTACCTGGCCTGTTCAGGCTTTTGTCAAAAGGAAGTTCATCATATTCATCAAAAAGTGCCTTCTCTGGAAAGTGGGCGAAGACCTTTGTCGGGGATCTAGCCCTGTCCTAATGCCACCAGATCGGCATTTAGATGTAGATATGTTGGCTTTAGCTGATGCTGTTTTGCGAGCTGTGGATTTGGGCTTATTGAGGACGTTGTCTGTCCATGGAAAACTTCCCTGCTTTGGTGGAGATGAAATTCAGCCTACATGTGAGCGTGTCCCTGGTCCAGATCATGTTATTCTCAGAGCAGCAAGCCTACTTATCATTAAATCCGTAGAAATCAAGTTTCAAAGTTGTGCTTCAGCAGATGAAATGAAAG TTGATTTACAGAGTTTCATGTGTGAGTTACTGACCTTCTTAAAGCCTCACCTTCAGTCCTCCCTTCAGTCACACAATCCATGTGAGTGGATCTCCAAGGTCTTCATAGAACAAGACGATGACATGCTGGAGGCTGCCAAAGCGTCACTGGGCATCTACCTAAAGTTGACCAG ACAATGTAAAGCTACTGAAAGCTCgacccaagaaaaagaaatgtggaacCATCACACACATGAGTATGGCTATAATCCACactgtattttcttattcttattgaAAAACATAGGATTTGATTCTTCAGTTCTTCTTGACTTTTTGATTTCATCGGAAACCTGTTTCCTTGAATATTTtgttagatatttaaaattactgCAAAAAGATTGGGCTCATTTTTTCACGATTTGCAAGTATTTTGACGTAACCGAATCTAAAGATAGCATAAATATTTGTGGTTGTAGCTCCTCACTTGTCCAAGACGGAAGTAGCAACCAAACAGAACTTAGCCCTTCGGCTGCTCCTGGTAGTCCCAGAAGTGCTCATGCTTCAATCTCCTGGGCTTCTAATGTTTCTTCTGGATCTCTGAGCCATCTTGTGATATCCAAGGAGACCCATGCCACGCTCCAGGCTGATAGTCTGCCTGCCCTACAAGCTTCTCAAAGTCTGGTAGATTATGACAGCTCTGATGATTCTGAAGCAGAAGGCACAGACCAGCACTCAGCAAACAGTAAACAAACATCTTTACACCAAGAAGCAATGAAGAAATCTCAGGACCCAGTTGGAACAGGTACGGATAAAAAGCAACTTCGCCTAGAGCCTCAATCAAGGCCTCTGGTTCCAAAACAGTCTAATAGTCCCTTCTCTGTTGATTGTGATAGAGTCCCAAATAACATCTCCGAAGTGGGAATATCTTACACAACACTGAAGTGCTTTGAAGAGCTACAAGGTGCCATTTACCGTTTGCAGAAGAAAAATCTTTTCCCGTATAATGCCACGGCACTTTTGAAGTTGTTAAAACATATTGAGGCAATATATAACGAGAGTATGAACGCTTTGTAA
- the LINS1 gene encoding protein Lines homolog 1 isoform X1 codes for MRYILAVPMKAFFDVLEQLYKKVLLGATLENENHDYIFYLNPASLDQDCSTAASSECPNPHGVQDKHQPSSANLATISAVPVCLKKHSPIRSAREVILLQLTVIRVMINRILSVETDFRAKEKYRDIIKVLLKSSDIDSKLTCMFQNSDKLLSHMAAKCLALLLYFQLREKITFSNSWIAFCQKNLSEYPENEKAVYCLWTLTVIIKEIFKDTCSQKTEILKQFLTPFDTIFEVFYNSLFSQHFESCQDTSKIINSLICFLELLELLIASRIHLKLHFTCQRILFLKPSCVLDVITWPVQAFVKRKFIIFIKKCLLWKVGEDLCRGSSPVLMPPDRHLDVDMLALADAVLRAVDLGLLRTLSVHGKLPCFGGDEIQPTCERVPGPDHVILRAASLLIIKSVEIKFQSCASADEMKVDLQSFMCELLTFLKPHLQSSLQSHNPCEWISKVFIEQDDDMLEAAKASLGIYLKLTRQCKATESSTQEKEMWNHHTHEYGYNPHCIFLFLLKNIGFDSSVLLDFLISSETCFLEYFVRYLKLLQKDWAHFFTICKYFDVTESKDSINICGCSSSLVQDGSSNQTELSPSAAPGSPRSAHASISWASNVSSGSLSHLVISKETHATLQADSLPALQASQSLVDYDSSDDSEAEGTDQHSANSKQTSLHQEAMKKSQDPVGTGTDKKQLRLEPQSRPLVPKQSNSPFSVDCDRVPNNISEVGISYTTLKCFEELQGAIYRLQKKNLFPYNATALLKLLKHIEAIYNESMNAL; via the exons ATGAGATATATTTTGGCAGTCCCAATGAAAGCTTTCTTTGACGTTTTAGAACAATTATACAAGAAGGTACTTCTGGGAGCCACACTTGAAAATGAGAACCACGATTACATCTTTTATCTCAACCCAGCATCTTTGGATCAAGATTGCTCTACAGCTGCCTCTTCAGAATGCCCAAACCCCCATGGAGTCCAGGACAAGCATCAGCCATCCTCTGCCAATTTGGCTACCATTTCTGCAGTACCTGTGTGTTTGAAGAAACACTCGCCGATACGCAGCGCCCGGGAAGTAATCCTCCTTCAGTTAACAGTAATCAGAGTGATGATAAACAGAATATTGTCTGTTGAAACTGACTTCCGTGCGAAGGAGAAATACAGAGATATaattaaagttcttttaaaatcatCTGACATCGATTCTAAATTA ACCTGTATGTTCCAAAACTCGGATAAATTGTTATCTCACATGGCTGCAAAGTGCCTTGCACTACTTCTGTATTTCCAGTTGAGAGAAAAG ATAACATTTAGTAATTCCTGGATTGCTTTTTGccaaaaaaatctttctgaataCCCTGAAAATGAGAAAGCAGTATACTGCCTCTGGACCCTTACtgttataataaaagaaatctttaaagataCATGTTCACAAAAAACAG AAATTTTAAAGCAGTTCTTGACTCCTTTTGACactatttttgaagttttttacAATTCGTTATTTTCTCAGCATTTTGAAAGCTGCCAAGATAcctctaaaataataaacagcTTGATATGTTTCCTGGAATTACTTGAACTTCTTATAGCTTCCAGAATCCATCTGAAGCTACATTTCACTTGccagaggattttatttttgaaaccttCTTGTGTGCTAGATGTTATTACCTGGCCTGTTCAGGCTTTTGTCAAAAGGAAGTTCATCATATTCATCAAAAAGTGCCTTCTCTGGAAAGTGGGCGAAGACCTTTGTCGGGGATCTAGCCCTGTCCTAATGCCACCAGATCGGCATTTAGATGTAGATATGTTGGCTTTAGCTGATGCTGTTTTGCGAGCTGTGGATTTGGGCTTATTGAGGACGTTGTCTGTCCATGGAAAACTTCCCTGCTTTGGTGGAGATGAAATTCAGCCTACATGTGAGCGTGTCCCTGGTCCAGATCATGTTATTCTCAGAGCAGCAAGCCTACTTATCATTAAATCCGTAGAAATCAAGTTTCAAAGTTGTGCTTCAGCAGATGAAATGAAAG TTGATTTACAGAGTTTCATGTGTGAGTTACTGACCTTCTTAAAGCCTCACCTTCAGTCCTCCCTTCAGTCACACAATCCATGTGAGTGGATCTCCAAGGTCTTCATAGAACAAGACGATGACATGCTGGAGGCTGCCAAAGCGTCACTGGGCATCTACCTAAAGTTGACCAG ACAATGTAAAGCTACTGAAAGCTCgacccaagaaaaagaaatgtggaacCATCACACACATGAGTATGGCTATAATCCACactgtattttcttattcttattgaAAAACATAGGATTTGATTCTTCAGTTCTTCTTGACTTTTTGATTTCATCGGAAACCTGTTTCCTTGAATATTTtgttagatatttaaaattactgCAAAAAGATTGGGCTCATTTTTTCACGATTTGCAAGTATTTTGACGTAACCGAATCTAAAGATAGCATAAATATTTGTGGTTGTAGCTCCTCACTTGTCCAAGACGGAAGTAGCAACCAAACAGAACTTAGCCCTTCGGCTGCTCCTGGTAGTCCCAGAAGTGCTCATGCTTCAATCTCCTGGGCTTCTAATGTTTCTTCTGGATCTCTGAGCCATCTTGTGATATCCAAGGAGACCCATGCCACGCTCCAGGCTGATAGTCTGCCTGCCCTACAAGCTTCTCAAAGTCTGGTAGATTATGACAGCTCTGATGATTCTGAAGCAGAAGGCACAGACCAGCACTCAGCAAACAGTAAACAAACATCTTTACACCAAGAAGCAATGAAGAAATCTCAGGACCCAGTTGGAACAGGTACGGATAAAAAGCAACTTCGCCTAGAGCCTCAATCAAGGCCTCTGGTTCCAAAACAGTCTAATAGTCCCTTCTCTGTTGATTGTGATAGAGTCCCAAATAACATCTCCGAAGTGGGAATATCTTACACAACACTGAAGTGCTTTGAAGAGCTACAAGGTGCCATTTACCGTTTGCAGAAGAAAAATCTTTTCCCGTATAATGCCACGGCACTTTTGAAGTTGTTAAAACATATTGAGGCAATATATAACGAGAGTATGAACGCTTTGTAA